In the genome of Rhodoplanes sp. Z2-YC6860, one region contains:
- a CDS encoding adenylate/guanylate cyclase domain-containing protein, which produces MDRVQYTVRSMRLATGLILLGYATSHFISHSFGIRSVAAMNAARLILIDPWQTFAGLTALYGSFLVHGTLGLSALYRRRHLRMPAVEAWQLALGLSIPFLLIPHAAGVRLGFSLFGIESSYAKILQQMWVSSPESVLPRQFALLLFVWFHGCIGLHSWLRSTAWYRKAAPALASVATLIPVLAILGIVEAGLDLREIAQAGAVATARPPVPNAETLNLVVNGLLAAYAALIAAVFALRWLRDWHAKQFSGVRIHYPGGNTVSVPPGLSVLEVSRWAGIAHESTCGGRGRCSTCRIRVMKGANALPPPDELEQRTLRRIQAPPDVRLACQTRPVADLAVELLVRPRLAEHAQALRFEAAEIGGREIDIAAMFVDLRGSTELAAGRLPFDVLFILDRFIQAVTSGIRKHGGHVTSIAGDGVMSVFRADQGASARQALHAALAVWQGLDALNAELASELPRPLRIGIGIHVGPSVVGWISDGGSQSLQFLGDTGNVAAKLEGTSKEFGCTVVASAEAIASASLDMTLLEKSAVRIAGRPEPMRVALIRRRGDLETILSPTLAA; this is translated from the coding sequence ATGGATCGCGTTCAATACACCGTTCGGTCGATGCGGCTTGCAACAGGTCTCATCCTGTTGGGCTACGCCACATCGCATTTCATCAGCCATTCATTCGGCATTCGCTCCGTTGCGGCGATGAATGCCGCGCGTTTGATCTTGATCGATCCATGGCAAACCTTCGCGGGACTGACCGCGCTGTACGGCTCGTTTCTCGTTCATGGCACCCTGGGATTGTCGGCGCTCTACCGGCGGCGCCATCTGCGCATGCCGGCCGTGGAGGCCTGGCAGCTCGCATTGGGCTTGAGCATTCCGTTCCTGCTGATCCCGCATGCTGCGGGCGTCCGGCTCGGCTTCTCGCTGTTCGGAATCGAATCCAGCTACGCGAAAATCCTGCAGCAGATGTGGGTTTCATCGCCGGAATCTGTGCTGCCACGCCAATTCGCCTTGCTGCTGTTCGTCTGGTTTCACGGCTGCATCGGGCTTCATTCCTGGCTTCGAAGCACGGCCTGGTATCGCAAGGCCGCGCCGGCGCTGGCATCGGTCGCAACGCTCATTCCGGTGCTGGCCATTCTTGGTATCGTCGAGGCAGGCCTCGACCTGCGCGAAATCGCACAAGCTGGCGCCGTTGCGACGGCGCGGCCTCCCGTGCCGAATGCCGAAACTTTGAATCTCGTGGTCAATGGCCTTCTGGCCGCCTATGCGGCGCTGATCGCCGCGGTGTTCGCGCTGCGCTGGCTGCGCGACTGGCACGCCAAGCAATTTAGCGGCGTCCGCATTCATTATCCGGGCGGCAACACGGTTTCGGTGCCGCCTGGTCTGTCGGTGCTCGAGGTCAGCCGCTGGGCCGGCATCGCGCATGAATCGACGTGCGGCGGGCGGGGACGCTGCTCGACTTGCCGCATCCGCGTGATGAAGGGCGCGAATGCGCTGCCACCGCCTGACGAACTGGAACAACGCACGCTGCGCCGGATCCAGGCGCCGCCCGATGTGCGGCTCGCCTGCCAGACCAGGCCGGTTGCCGATCTCGCGGTCGAATTGCTGGTGCGGCCGCGCCTTGCCGAGCATGCGCAAGCCTTGCGCTTCGAGGCTGCCGAAATCGGCGGCCGCGAGATCGACATCGCGGCGATGTTCGTCGACCTCCGCGGCTCGACCGAACTCGCCGCAGGACGGTTGCCGTTCGATGTCCTGTTCATCCTCGATCGGTTCATTCAGGCCGTCACGTCCGGCATTCGCAAGCACGGCGGCCATGTCACCAGCATCGCCGGCGACGGCGTCATGAGCGTGTTCCGCGCCGACCAAGGCGCCAGCGCGCGGCAGGCGCTGCATGCCGCCTTGGCGGTGTGGCAGGGCCTCGACGCCCTCAACGCCGAGCTCGCAAGCGAGCTGCCGCGTCCGCTGCGGATCGGCATCGGCATCCATGTCGGCCCCTCGGTGGTGGGCTGGATTTCCGATGGCGGCTCCCAATCGCTGCAGTTTCTCGGCGACACCGGCAACGTCGCGGCCAAGCTCGAAGGCACTTCGAAGGAATTCGGATGCACCGTGGTGGCTTCCGCAGAAGCCATTGCGTCAGCATCCCTCGACATGACGTTGCTCGAAAAATCCGCCGTCAGGATCGCGGGCCGGCCCGAACCGATGCGTGTCGCTCTCATTCGCCGCCGCGGCGATCTCGAAACAATTCTCAGCCCGACGCTCGCGGCTTGA
- a CDS encoding porin produces the protein MNHVKSALVAGAASIAVVTTAPAADLPVKAKPIEYVKVCSLYGAGYYYIPGTDICMKVGGYLRAEVDMNAAGTLTPAVGPGSTNNRDNVNNRESQSFVQRARFLWSFDTRQQTEYGLLRSYARTGIQWSTGDSVNSGSNAVAYIDRAFLQFGGLTAGRAVSFFDVYSFSLHSFQTNIIGSDSGGTGINLLAYTADLGNGLSATLSAEEHDSRSKPVVNTIGTAGFLNLNNNAGGAPGNLGTGTFSSQAGQTLPNLVGAVRLDQPWGLVQGSVALAKVSSAYYSTGTAAAAGGGALAIGGGAGGLERLGHPDDKLGYAAGFGTVLNLPTAKGDTFGAQFTYSKGASAYAGQGQGTFNIRRGNELGIGFVTDAVYGGVGSPLSLTDAWSVTAGVEHYWNPKWRTSLYGGYERVSYNDAATSALCSGLATGGAGSAATGGGFTPTNCSPDFSFWQVGSRTVWSPVSSLDIGLDILYNHVNTAFAGAAAVSANGSVPSGLFTVASQGVLSGALRIQRNFVP, from the coding sequence ATGAACCACGTGAAAAGCGCATTGGTTGCGGGTGCAGCCAGTATCGCCGTCGTGACGACGGCGCCGGCGGCCGATCTACCGGTCAAGGCCAAGCCGATCGAATACGTCAAGGTGTGCTCGCTCTATGGCGCGGGCTACTACTACATCCCCGGCACCGACATCTGCATGAAGGTCGGCGGCTATCTGCGCGCCGAGGTCGACATGAACGCCGCCGGCACATTGACGCCTGCGGTCGGTCCGGGCTCGACCAACAACCGCGACAACGTCAACAACCGCGAATCGCAATCCTTCGTCCAGCGCGCGCGCTTCCTGTGGTCGTTCGATACGCGCCAGCAGACCGAATACGGTCTGCTCCGCTCGTACGCCCGCACCGGCATCCAATGGAGCACGGGCGACAGCGTCAACTCCGGCAGCAACGCGGTCGCCTATATCGACCGGGCTTTCCTTCAGTTCGGTGGCCTGACCGCCGGCCGCGCGGTGTCGTTCTTCGACGTCTACAGCTTCAGCCTTCACTCCTTTCAGACCAACATCATCGGCAGCGATTCCGGCGGCACCGGCATCAACCTGCTGGCCTACACGGCCGATCTCGGCAACGGCCTGTCGGCGACCCTGTCGGCCGAAGAGCACGACTCTCGCAGCAAGCCGGTCGTCAACACCATCGGCACGGCGGGCTTCCTCAATCTCAACAACAATGCCGGCGGCGCACCGGGCAATCTCGGCACCGGAACGTTCTCGTCGCAGGCCGGACAGACGCTGCCCAATCTCGTCGGCGCCGTCAGGCTCGACCAGCCCTGGGGCCTCGTGCAGGGTTCGGTCGCGCTGGCCAAGGTGTCGTCGGCCTACTACTCGACCGGCACGGCGGCGGCTGCCGGCGGCGGCGCGCTGGCGATCGGCGGCGGTGCCGGCGGCCTCGAGAGGCTCGGACATCCCGACGACAAGCTCGGCTATGCGGCGGGCTTCGGCACGGTGCTGAATCTGCCGACCGCCAAGGGCGACACCTTCGGGGCGCAGTTCACCTATTCGAAGGGCGCTTCGGCTTACGCCGGCCAGGGCCAAGGCACGTTCAACATCCGCCGCGGCAACGAGCTCGGCATCGGTTTCGTGACGGACGCCGTCTACGGCGGCGTCGGCAGCCCGCTTTCGCTGACCGATGCGTGGAGCGTGACCGCGGGCGTCGAGCATTACTGGAATCCGAAATGGCGCACGTCGCTCTATGGCGGCTACGAACGAGTCTCCTACAACGACGCGGCGACATCGGCGCTTTGTTCGGGCCTTGCGACCGGCGGCGCCGGCTCGGCGGCGACCGGGGGAGGTTTCACGCCGACCAACTGCTCGCCTGACTTCAGCTTCTGGCAGGTCGGTTCGCGCACGGTGTGGTCGCCGGTGTCGAGCCTCGATATCGGTCTCGACATTCTCTACAACCACGTCAACACGGCCTTTGCCGGCGCGGCGGCGGTATCGGCGAACGGCTCCGTTCCCTCCGGATTGTTCACCGTCGCGAGCCAGGGCGTCCTCTCCGGCGCGCTCCGCATTCAACGAAACTTCGTGCCTTGA
- a CDS encoding DUF3551 domain-containing protein, with protein MHKLIVLGLSVWAVAASAGQSQAYDDAPWCARSWGGSDYFENCNMQSFAMCLAEIRGTGGSAVCSPNPLQRQAAPVRHQTHSGRG; from the coding sequence ATGCACAAACTCATCGTCCTCGGACTGTCGGTCTGGGCTGTCGCCGCGAGCGCGGGACAAAGCCAGGCCTACGACGACGCTCCGTGGTGCGCCCGCTCGTGGGGCGGCAGCGACTATTTCGAGAACTGCAACATGCAAAGCTTTGCGATGTGTCTCGCCGAGATCCGCGGAACCGGCGGCAGCGCGGTCTGCTCGCCCAATCCGCTGCAGCGCCAGGCTGCTCCGGTGCGGCACCAGACGCACTCCGGCAGAGGATAG
- a CDS encoding Crp/Fnr family transcriptional regulator, translating into MARQIETLARIGLFRSLIQPVIQKLDTQCIWRRVPAKEWIIDYHDESNDVFFVVSGAARVKIQALSGREALLREINAGEYFGELAAIDGQPRSSGIVAVTDVTVAQMPAAVFREVLHEHPDICDQVMTLMAQQIRNLVTRVHEFTSLDAKYRIYAELLRLSKPVAGHPDRALVSPPPAHTELAARVSIRREAVAREIKALERAGIIGRRPGALVLVDTSRLRQMIAEASEAD; encoded by the coding sequence ATGGCACGTCAGATCGAAACGCTGGCCAGAATCGGACTGTTTCGTTCGTTGATTCAGCCGGTGATCCAGAAGCTGGACACGCAGTGCATCTGGCGGCGTGTGCCGGCCAAGGAATGGATCATCGATTACCACGACGAAAGCAACGACGTGTTCTTCGTGGTCAGCGGCGCCGCGCGGGTCAAGATCCAGGCGCTGTCGGGCCGCGAGGCGCTGCTGCGCGAGATCAATGCCGGCGAGTATTTCGGCGAGCTCGCGGCGATCGATGGGCAGCCTCGCTCGTCGGGCATCGTGGCGGTCACCGACGTGACCGTGGCGCAGATGCCCGCGGCGGTGTTTCGCGAAGTGCTGCACGAGCATCCGGACATCTGCGACCAGGTGATGACCCTGATGGCGCAGCAGATCCGAAATTTGGTCACGCGCGTCCATGAGTTCACGAGTCTCGACGCGAAATACCGGATCTATGCAGAGCTGCTCCGGCTTTCCAAACCGGTCGCCGGACACCCGGATCGCGCGCTGGTGTCGCCGCCTCCGGCGCACACCGAACTCGCGGCCCGTGTCAGCATCCGGCGCGAAGCCGTGGCCCGCGAGATCAAGGCGCTGGAGCGGGCCGGGATCATCGGGCGGCGCCCAGGGGCGCTGGTGCTCGTCGATACCAGCCGGCTGCGCCAGATGATCGCGGAGGCGTCGGAAGCCGACTGA
- a CDS encoding glycosyltransferase family 2 protein — MPSSMTLLELLAPTAFVLGAIYFLRNSMPIENPWTRRALFCLVWGVVAWYLQWRLTVTVLPADGAWYEIAWLWFCFIVEVLAIFDQLILYISFLRTTNHSAAADRHEARLRALPPEQLPSVDIFIPTYNEPVEVLEKTITGALCLDYPNAKVWVLDDGRREWLKDFCESKGVGYLNRPDNAHAKAGNINHALTKTDSEFVAIFDADFVPQRNFLMRTVGFFADPKIGIVQVPHAFYNPDPMQANLALRKSLPDEQRFFFDVIMPCRDAWDAAFCCGSNSVTRRSALQEVGGGLPTDSITEDMLLSMTLLRKGYVTRYLSEHLAYGLAPESVEAFFVQRERWARGAIQIFFLSKGPFGPGLTLMQRLLFLPSHWLTLGLRTFVALMAPLVFLWAGISPVFDVSAPDVVHYYLPLILATAGGMWVFAPSQHLPLVSLVQGTLLSFRVLPVVLATLIKPFGHPFKVTPKGGASQKSDYSRGIFWVAAGLMAATFLGILANMAPEWRVVDDVDVLPVVAFWSAINMVVLFLVCMVALQAPMRRGEERIEIREPIWIVSPAGMIAECESIDLSISGVGIRTGAASRLSVRAGDAVRVFVKEVGFVAGAVVRSSQQAVAVQFDLPPSLERDLLIRKLFTAGLDTVEVEASAWSSTRALFASIVTTRTDHTNAAEAAAPAPAEKPVVKLPARSLVIEPQFQDRRLAEVASSRREAA; from the coding sequence GTGCCGTCTTCGATGACGCTTCTCGAATTGCTGGCGCCGACCGCCTTTGTGCTGGGCGCGATCTACTTCCTGCGCAACAGCATGCCGATCGAGAACCCCTGGACGCGCCGGGCGCTGTTCTGCCTCGTCTGGGGCGTCGTCGCCTGGTACCTGCAATGGCGGCTCACCGTCACGGTGCTGCCGGCGGACGGCGCCTGGTACGAGATCGCGTGGCTGTGGTTCTGCTTCATCGTCGAAGTCCTCGCGATCTTCGACCAGCTCATTCTCTACATCTCGTTCCTGCGCACGACGAACCACAGCGCGGCGGCCGACCGGCACGAGGCGCGGCTGCGCGCGCTGCCTCCGGAGCAGCTCCCGAGCGTCGATATTTTCATTCCGACCTACAACGAGCCGGTCGAGGTGCTCGAAAAAACCATCACCGGCGCGCTCTGTCTCGACTATCCCAACGCCAAGGTCTGGGTGCTGGACGACGGCCGCCGCGAATGGCTGAAGGATTTCTGCGAAAGCAAGGGCGTCGGCTATCTCAACCGGCCGGACAACGCCCACGCCAAGGCCGGCAACATCAACCACGCGCTGACCAAGACCGACAGCGAGTTCGTCGCGATCTTCGACGCCGACTTCGTGCCGCAGCGCAATTTCCTGATGCGGACCGTGGGCTTCTTCGCCGATCCCAAGATCGGCATCGTCCAGGTGCCGCACGCCTTCTACAATCCCGATCCGATGCAGGCGAACCTCGCGCTGCGCAAGTCGCTGCCCGACGAGCAGCGGTTCTTCTTCGACGTGATCATGCCATGCCGCGACGCGTGGGACGCGGCGTTCTGCTGCGGCTCGAACTCGGTGACGCGGCGAAGCGCTCTGCAGGAGGTCGGCGGCGGCCTGCCGACCGACTCGATCACCGAAGACATGCTGCTCAGCATGACACTGCTGCGCAAAGGCTATGTCACCCGCTACCTCAGCGAGCACCTGGCGTATGGGCTGGCCCCGGAATCGGTCGAGGCGTTCTTCGTGCAGCGCGAGCGCTGGGCGCGCGGCGCCATCCAGATCTTCTTTCTGTCGAAGGGTCCGTTCGGCCCCGGGCTCACCTTGATGCAGCGGCTGCTGTTCCTGCCGAGCCATTGGCTGACGTTAGGCCTGCGCACCTTCGTTGCGCTGATGGCGCCGCTGGTGTTCCTGTGGGCCGGCATCTCCCCCGTCTTCGATGTCAGCGCGCCGGATGTCGTGCATTATTATCTGCCGCTGATCCTGGCGACGGCTGGCGGCATGTGGGTGTTCGCGCCAAGCCAGCATCTGCCTTTGGTTTCGCTGGTGCAGGGCACGCTGCTGAGCTTCCGGGTGCTGCCGGTCGTACTGGCCACCCTGATCAAGCCGTTTGGTCACCCGTTCAAGGTGACGCCGAAGGGCGGCGCCAGCCAGAAGTCGGATTATTCGCGCGGCATCTTCTGGGTCGCCGCGGGTCTGATGGCCGCGACGTTTCTCGGCATCCTCGCCAACATGGCGCCGGAATGGCGCGTCGTGGACGACGTGGACGTACTGCCGGTCGTCGCCTTCTGGTCGGCGATCAACATGGTCGTGCTGTTCCTGGTGTGCATGGTGGCGCTGCAGGCACCGATGCGGCGCGGCGAGGAGCGCATCGAAATCCGCGAGCCGATCTGGATCGTCAGCCCGGCCGGCATGATCGCCGAATGCGAAAGCATCGATCTTTCGATCTCCGGCGTCGGCATCCGCACCGGCGCCGCCAGCCGCCTGTCCGTGCGTGCCGGTGATGCCGTTCGGGTCTTCGTCAAGGAGGTTGGGTTCGTTGCCGGCGCCGTCGTGCGCAGTTCGCAGCAGGCGGTGGCGGTGCAGTTCGACCTTCCGCCATCGCTGGAACGCGACCTGCTCATTCGCAAGCTGTTCACCGCGGGTCTCGACACCGTGGAGGTCGAGGCATCGGCCTGGTCATCCACGCGCGCGCTGTTCGCGAGCATCGTGACGACCCGGACCGATCACACAAACGCGGCCGAAGCCGCCGCGCCGGCGCCAGCCGAGAAGCCCGTGGTGAAGCTGCCGGCGCGCAGCCTCGTGATCGAGCCGCAATTCCAGGACCGGCGGCTCGCCGAAGTCGCGAGCAGCCGACGCGAGGCCGCGTAG
- a CDS encoding HlyD family secretion protein, whose protein sequence is MSSPDRLQQLVRRRSVRLVLAGGLIATSAWAFLPYLNYRIASSAFVNAELVRVAAPIAGQLTVDLPRKGDFLDQPMALPLIEARAPDQRHLVHLESQQAVTKERADLARQQLSEIETADKELMARTAIHRNGVITRLNYELDEARAEKAGCTAELALRRDVSGRLEQLVKSGTVTAIKSAEASATLEATSARCEVGDSKVKRLEVELKSAQDGVFLRDGINDAPYSQQQHDRLMLRRQDLEVRALEESAQSAQIAAELAQERSRLARLSRSDISLPGRHVVWSVAASPGSAVAEGQTVFDLAGCQDRFVTVELPERDFERFRTGAPAYVRLVGSDEWTEGRIRQVRGSAARTDDRLLAAQVKRPDANSITVEIGLPDDAANHNSFCNIGRLAEVRFQRSPFAFVASMTQALSRLVGYDRPDDHHQAVAAK, encoded by the coding sequence ATGTCCAGCCCCGACCGCCTTCAGCAGCTTGTCCGCCGCCGCTCCGTCCGGCTCGTCTTGGCCGGTGGACTGATCGCCACCAGCGCCTGGGCGTTTCTTCCCTATCTCAACTATCGCATCGCGAGCTCGGCCTTCGTCAACGCCGAACTGGTGCGCGTGGCCGCGCCGATCGCCGGCCAGTTGACCGTTGATCTTCCGCGCAAAGGCGATTTCCTCGACCAGCCGATGGCCCTGCCGCTCATCGAAGCGCGGGCGCCCGACCAGCGGCATCTGGTCCACCTCGAGAGCCAGCAAGCCGTCACCAAGGAACGGGCCGACCTCGCGCGCCAGCAGCTTTCCGAGATCGAGACCGCCGACAAGGAGTTGATGGCTCGCACCGCCATCCATCGCAACGGCGTGATCACGCGGCTGAACTACGAGCTCGACGAGGCGCGCGCCGAAAAGGCCGGCTGCACTGCGGAGCTTGCGCTGCGGCGCGACGTCAGCGGCCGGCTTGAGCAGTTGGTGAAGAGCGGAACCGTCACGGCCATCAAGAGCGCGGAGGCATCGGCCACGCTGGAAGCCACCTCGGCGCGCTGCGAGGTCGGCGATTCCAAGGTGAAGCGGCTCGAGGTCGAGCTGAAATCCGCGCAGGACGGCGTGTTCCTGCGCGACGGCATCAACGATGCGCCGTACTCGCAGCAGCAGCACGACCGGCTGATGCTGCGCCGTCAGGATCTCGAGGTCCGCGCGCTGGAGGAATCCGCGCAGTCGGCGCAGATCGCGGCCGAGCTCGCCCAGGAGCGCAGCCGCCTGGCGCGGCTCAGCCGTTCCGACATCTCGCTGCCGGGCCGGCACGTGGTCTGGTCGGTGGCGGCAAGCCCCGGCTCGGCCGTGGCGGAGGGACAGACCGTGTTCGATCTCGCCGGATGCCAGGATCGCTTCGTGACTGTCGAGCTTCCGGAGCGCGATTTCGAGCGCTTCCGCACCGGCGCACCGGCCTACGTGCGTCTCGTCGGCAGCGACGAGTGGACGGAGGGCCGCATCCGGCAGGTTCGCGGCTCTGCGGCGCGCACCGACGACCGCTTGCTCGCCGCGCAGGTGAAACGGCCGGACGCCAACAGCATCACGGTCGAGATCGGTCTGCCCGACGATGCAGCCAACCACAACAGCTTCTGCAACATCGGCCGGCTTGCCGAGGTGCGCTTCCAGCGCTCGCCCTTCGCATTCGTCGCGAGCATGACTCAGGCTCTGAGTCGGCTGGTCGGCTACGACCGGCCCGACGATCACCACCAGGCGGTCGCCGCGAAATAA
- a CDS encoding response regulator transcription factor: MQASGPSGEIFIVDDDPAVRETLSLLFSNAGYNVVRFAEGAAFLKVAKERNPTCIILDVHIPGKTGIDILKELNAQDYPAPIFIMSGQGDIAMAVDAIKNGALDFIEKPFRGSEVVTRVREAVEANARQKSAVAVNGAKRAFNFPGREPLTSREQDVLDCIVKGESNKEAARRLGISPRTIEVHRSRIMEKLEAKNAADLIRIVMSEGRAHP, translated from the coding sequence ATGCAAGCTTCAGGCCCGTCGGGAGAGATTTTCATCGTCGATGACGACCCGGCCGTGCGTGAAACCTTGTCCCTGCTGTTTTCAAACGCCGGCTACAACGTCGTCCGCTTCGCCGAAGGCGCCGCGTTTCTGAAGGTTGCCAAAGAGCGCAACCCGACCTGCATCATTCTAGACGTCCACATCCCGGGCAAGACCGGCATCGACATCCTCAAGGAATTGAACGCCCAGGATTATCCGGCGCCGATCTTCATCATGTCGGGCCAGGGCGACATCGCCATGGCGGTCGACGCCATCAAGAACGGCGCGCTGGACTTCATCGAGAAGCCGTTTCGCGGCAGCGAGGTGGTCACGCGGGTTCGCGAAGCGGTCGAGGCCAACGCCCGGCAAAAGAGCGCCGTTGCCGTCAACGGCGCCAAGAGGGCATTCAACTTCCCGGGCCGCGAGCCGCTGACGAGCCGCGAGCAGGACGTTCTGGATTGCATCGTGAAAGGCGAGTCGAACAAGGAGGCGGCGCGGCGGCTCGGCATCAGCCCGCGCACCATCGAGGTGCACCGCTCGCGCATCATGGAAAAGCTCGAAGCCAAGAATGCCGCTGATCTGATCCGCATCGTCATGAGCGAAGGCCGGGCGCATCCCTGA